Proteins encoded by one window of Pseudomonadota bacterium:
- a CDS encoding undecaprenyl-diphosphate phosphatase, whose product MLLLHIVILAIVQGISEFLPVSSSGHLVLLPHLAGWQDQGSNIDIAVHVGTLGAVLVYFCRDIWAILAGFAGGRRPERRAGRALGIHLLVSLPPVLVAGALLVTFAPDLFRSSLIVAWTMLIFGVLLWIADRVGMTVRRIEHMTIGSAFIIGAAQVLALVPGTSRSGITMTAARFLGFERGEAARFSMLMSIPVIVAAGAVAARDMVQSGEPIITGDAGLAAAIAFVTALFSIAVLMFMLKRVSFTPFVIYRLFLGVVLLVLYYGFDWSFGA is encoded by the coding sequence GTGCTGTTGTTGCACATTGTCATTTTGGCGATCGTCCAGGGTATCTCCGAGTTTTTGCCGGTCAGCTCCTCGGGGCATCTTGTCTTGCTGCCGCATTTGGCCGGCTGGCAGGACCAGGGCAGTAATATCGATATTGCTGTCCATGTCGGCACGCTAGGCGCGGTGCTGGTCTATTTTTGTCGCGATATTTGGGCGATTCTGGCGGGCTTCGCCGGCGGTCGGCGGCCGGAGCGCAGGGCCGGACGGGCCCTCGGCATCCACCTGTTGGTTTCCCTGCCGCCGGTGCTCGTGGCCGGCGCCCTGCTGGTCACGTTCGCCCCAGATCTATTCCGCTCTTCCCTGATCGTTGCCTGGACCATGCTCATTTTCGGCGTGCTGTTGTGGATCGCCGACCGCGTCGGCATGACGGTGCGGCGGATCGAGCATATGACCATTGGCAGCGCCTTCATCATCGGCGCGGCGCAGGTCCTGGCGCTGGTGCCCGGCACCAGCCGCTCCGGTATCACCATGACGGCAGCGCGCTTTTTAGGATTCGAGCGCGGTGAAGCAGCACGGTTTTCGATGCTGATGTCGATTCCGGTAATTGTCGCGGCAGGCGCGGTGGCGGCGCGCGATATGGTGCAATCGGGCGAGCCGATCATCACGGGAGACGCCGGCCTCGCGGCCGCGATTGCGTTCGTGACGGCGCTGTTCTCGATCGCGGTGTTAATGTTCATGTTGAAGCGTGTGAGCTTCACACCGTTCGTCATCTATCGCCTGTTTCTAGGCGTCGTGTTGCTGGTGCTTTACTACGGCTTCGACTGGTCGTTCGGCGCCTAG
- a CDS encoding complex I NDUFA9 subunit family protein gives MSKRVVTVFGGSGFLGRHLIQKLAQDGARIRVAVRRPEFAGFLRPMGDVGQIALIQANVRDDVSVARAIEGASEVVNLSGILVQRGRQRFAEVHARAPGRIARAAAAAGVNRLVHISAIGADAGANSAYARSKAAGEQALRAAFPRATILRPAVMFGPEDNFFNKFSALARISPFLPVFFKIRQRPKFRIEGLYLIPEIEAGTTRMQPVHVSDVGHAVERVLSSGSGECDGKTYELGGPTIYSFRELMELVARETHYKRLLVPVPYIAADVLGFLAQFLPEPPFSVDQAKMLRADNVVAEGALTLGDLGIAASPAEMILPTYLHRFRRARTDSSAEAHS, from the coding sequence ATGAGCAAACGCGTTGTGACGGTTTTTGGCGGTTCTGGATTTCTCGGCCGTCACCTGATCCAAAAATTGGCGCAGGACGGTGCACGCATACGGGTCGCGGTGCGGCGTCCGGAATTCGCCGGATTTCTGCGTCCCATGGGCGACGTCGGACAGATCGCCTTGATCCAGGCCAATGTGCGCGACGATGTATCGGTGGCGCGCGCCATCGAGGGCGCAAGCGAAGTGGTGAATTTATCAGGCATTCTGGTGCAACGCGGGCGCCAGCGCTTCGCCGAAGTCCATGCGCGCGCGCCCGGTCGCATTGCCCGCGCCGCGGCGGCAGCCGGCGTCAATAGACTGGTCCATATTTCCGCTATCGGCGCCGACGCCGGGGCCAATTCAGCCTACGCCCGCAGCAAAGCTGCAGGCGAGCAGGCGTTGCGCGCGGCTTTCCCGCGGGCGACGATCCTCCGGCCCGCAGTCATGTTCGGTCCGGAGGATAATTTTTTTAATAAATTCAGCGCATTGGCGCGAATTTCTCCATTCCTTCCGGTGTTCTTCAAGATTCGCCAGCGGCCCAAATTCCGCATCGAAGGGCTTTATCTAATCCCCGAAATCGAGGCCGGAACAACGCGTATGCAGCCAGTGCATGTGAGCGACGTCGGGCATGCCGTGGAGCGCGTACTGAGCAGTGGTTCAGGCGAATGTGACGGCAAGACCTATGAATTAGGCGGGCCGACGATATACAGCTTCCGCGAATTGATGGAATTGGTGGCGCGCGAAACCCACTATAAGCGCCTGCTCGTGCCGGTTCCCTATATCGCCGCCGATGTCCTTGGCTTCTTGGCGCAGTTCCTGCCCGAACCACCGTTTTCAGTGGATCAAGCAAAGATGCTGCGTGCGGACAATGTGGTGGCAGAGGGCGCGCTGACGCTCGGCGATCTTGGCATCGCGGCGAGCCCGGCAGAAATGATCCTGCCAACCTATCTGCACCGCTTTCGCCGTGCGCGCACGGATTCGAGCGCTGAGGCGCATTCCTGA
- a CDS encoding ribonuclease D, which translates to MAIHLHINDLPPGLAFGDSVAIDSEAMGLQPHRDRLCVVQMSRGDGDCHLVHFLPPGDYSAPNLKAILGDPKVLKLFHFGRFDVAILERYLGVTCQPVYCTKIVSKLVRTYTDRHGLKDLCRELLGVELSKQQQSSDWGAAELTPEQQTYAASDVLHLHDIKNILDRMLAREGRTEIAQACFDFLPHRARLDLAGWDEVDIFHH; encoded by the coding sequence ATGGCCATACATTTGCATATCAATGATTTACCGCCGGGTCTCGCCTTCGGCGACAGCGTCGCGATCGACAGCGAGGCCATGGGCCTTCAGCCGCATCGCGACCGCCTCTGCGTGGTGCAGATGTCGCGCGGCGACGGTGATTGCCATCTCGTGCATTTTCTGCCGCCCGGTGATTATTCAGCGCCCAATCTGAAGGCCATTCTCGGCGATCCCAAGGTGCTCAAATTGTTTCATTTCGGGCGCTTCGACGTGGCCATCCTCGAACGCTATCTCGGCGTCACGTGCCAGCCCGTCTATTGCACCAAAATTGTGTCCAAACTGGTGCGCACCTATACCGACCGTCACGGCCTCAAGGATCTGTGCCGCGAGTTGCTCGGTGTCGAATTGTCTAAGCAGCAGCAGTCCTCGGACTGGGGCGCGGCGGAACTGACCCCCGAGCAACAAACCTATGCCGCGTCCGATGTTCTCCACTTGCATGATATCAAAAATATTCTCGATCGCATGTTGGCCCGCGAAGGGCGCACCGAAATAGCCCAGGCCTGCTTCGATTTTCTGCCCCATCGCGCGCGCCTCGATCTCGCCGGGTGGGACGAGGTCGACATCTTTCACCACTAG